From Candidatus Vondammii sp. HM_W22, one genomic window encodes:
- a CDS encoding transposase, protein MKHWLSNWTVKRYLGVFFLPAYSPELNPDEYMNCDLKSMLHSGEAIHSVNDLKKRARSCTRTVQKRSERAKSHFNATRIKYSA, encoded by the coding sequence GTGAAGCACTGGTTATCTAACTGGACCGTAAAACGCTATCTGGGAGTCTTTTTCTTGCCGGCCTATTCACCGGAACTGAACCCTGACGAGTATATGAATTGTGATCTGAAAAGCATGCTTCATAGCGGAGAGGCGATTCATTCTGTGAACGATCTGAAAAAGAGAGCACGATCCTGCACGCGAACTGTGCAAAAAAGGTCTGAACGAGCGAAAAGTCACTTCAATGCGACACGCATAAAGTACTCTGCCTGA
- the hisG gene encoding ATP phosphoribosyltransferase → MQQLKLGIPKGSLEKATISLFQQAGWNITSRSRNYFPFIDDPDISCALVRSQEMAPYVANGTLDLGLTGHDWILETQADVEEICELTYSKSSDQPCRWVLVVPQDSPIQRIEDLEGKTISTELVEFTKRHLVKKGINAKVEFSWGATEAKVVEGLVDAVVEITETGSTIKAHGLRIVCDLLHTETRLIASKTAVNNPVKRKKINQIATLLQASLKARQKVALKMNIPADRLDELVKMLPSLHAPTVSHLFDPKWFALETIVNSKEVRNLIPQLMEAGAEGILEYELRKMV, encoded by the coding sequence ATGCAACAATTGAAACTCGGAATCCCCAAGGGCAGCCTGGAAAAAGCCACCATCTCCCTATTTCAGCAGGCAGGCTGGAATATCACCTCCCGCTCAAGGAACTACTTCCCCTTCATCGATGATCCTGACATCAGCTGCGCCCTGGTGCGCTCCCAGGAAATGGCGCCCTACGTCGCCAATGGCACTCTCGACCTGGGACTTACCGGACATGACTGGATTCTTGAAACCCAGGCGGATGTAGAAGAAATTTGCGAATTAACCTATTCGAAAAGCTCCGACCAGCCTTGTCGCTGGGTCCTAGTTGTACCTCAAGATTCGCCTATTCAACGGATTGAAGATCTGGAAGGGAAGACAATCTCAACTGAATTGGTTGAATTCACCAAGCGACATCTGGTAAAAAAAGGGATCAATGCGAAGGTGGAGTTCTCCTGGGGAGCTACCGAGGCCAAGGTGGTTGAAGGATTGGTGGATGCGGTGGTCGAGATTACCGAAACAGGCAGCACGATCAAGGCGCACGGCCTCCGCATCGTATGTGATCTACTGCACACAGAGACACGACTGATTGCCAGCAAGACGGCCGTGAATAATCCGGTCAAACGCAAAAAAATTAATCAGATCGCTACATTGCTACAGGCTTCCCTAAAAGCCCGACAAAAAGTGGCTCTAAAGATGAACATTCCCGCCGACCGGCTGGATGAACTGGTCAAGATGCTACCAAGCCTTCATGCGCCGACGGTCAGCCACCTGTTCGACCCGAAGTGGTTTGCTTTAGAGACCATCGTCAACAGCAAGGAAGTGCGTAACCTGATCCCTCAACTGATGGAAGCGGGTGCTGAAGGGATACTGGAGTATGAACTACGAAAAATGGTCTGA
- a CDS encoding YdcH family protein: MLGKMHDILHEFPTLEDKIHDLEEHDQPTSDVRMEDLKKKRALLKDQIYGILRPLA, from the coding sequence ATGCTTGGAAAAATGCACGATATCCTTCATGAGTTCCCCACTCTTGAAGACAAAATCCACGACCTAGAAGAGCACGACCAACCCACCTCTGATGTCCGCATGGAGGATCTCAAGAAAAAGCGTGCGCTGCTGAAAGACCAGATTTATGGCATCCTGCGCCCGCTAGCGTAA